In one window of Thermoleophilia bacterium DNA:
- the cas7c gene encoding type I-C CRISPR-associated protein Cas7/Csd2: MIEILTNPQVRHDFVLLFDVTDGNPNGDPDAGNLPRVDPETMQGLVTDVCIKRKVRDYVSVRKQNYAGFNIYVQHRGVLYNEQAKAYQALEIEDTKNASRAQEAKQWMCRNFYDVRAFGAVMSTTEFNCGQVRGPVQLTFARSVDPVVPMDLSITRVAVTRTGEDKETEMGRKSLVPYGLYRSYGFFNPFLAAETGFASEDLALFWEALQNMWDMDRSAARGLMACRGLVVFTHDSALGNAPAHLLFELYRVERRAGVVTPRSFEDYVVSLASDKLPPGVKATVLVPSN, from the coding sequence ATGATCGAGATTCTGACTAACCCACAAGTTCGTCACGACTTTGTCCTGCTCTTCGACGTAACAGACGGAAACCCAAACGGCGACCCTGATGCAGGAAACCTCCCTCGGGTAGACCCGGAGACAATGCAAGGACTCGTAACGGATGTGTGCATTAAGCGGAAGGTCCGGGACTACGTGTCAGTTCGAAAGCAGAATTATGCCGGATTCAACATTTACGTGCAGCACAGGGGGGTGCTGTACAACGAGCAGGCGAAGGCTTATCAAGCCTTAGAAATTGAAGACACGAAGAATGCCAGCCGTGCGCAAGAGGCCAAGCAATGGATGTGCAGAAATTTCTATGACGTCCGGGCTTTTGGAGCAGTCATGAGCACAACAGAGTTTAACTGCGGCCAGGTACGCGGCCCGGTGCAGCTCACTTTTGCCCGTTCTGTAGATCCCGTAGTGCCGATGGATCTTTCTATTACCAGGGTTGCGGTCACCCGTACTGGCGAGGACAAAGAAACCGAAATGGGCCGAAAGTCGCTGGTACCCTATGGCCTGTATCGCTCGTATGGCTTCTTTAATCCTTTCTTGGCTGCCGAGACTGGCTTTGCTAGCGAAGACTTAGCGCTTTTTTGGGAGGCCCTCCAGAACATGTGGGACATGGACAGATCGGCAGCCAGGGGCCTGATGGCGTGTCGGGGTCTTGTAGTGTTTACGCACGATAGTGCACTGGGAAACGCCCCGGCTCATTTGCTCTTCGAGCTTTACCGTGTGGAGCGGAGAGCTGGCGTGGTAACCCCGAGAAGTTTCGAGGACTACGTGGTGTCGCTGGCGTCAGACAAACTGCCACCCGGGGTAAAAGCTACGGTCCTAGTGCCCAGCAATTAG
- the cas4 gene encoding CRISPR-associated protein Cas4, whose protein sequence is MSHVFYEEEELLPISGLQHLIFCERQCALIYVEQIWQENRLTVLGKELHRHVHEAASGWRNGLRIARGVPLRSLRLGLVGKADVVEFRIAPTAQIQSDAPGIYEAFPVEYKRGRPKPAKCDEVQICAQAMCLEEMLGIRVDTGAIFYGEPRRRHLVNMTDELRARTTEAARRFHELIKQQTSPPPKYSRKCRACSLAESCMPSRGKQARSALRHIKTMILNTLSHEVWSTEETD, encoded by the coding sequence ATGAGCCACGTGTTCTACGAGGAAGAAGAGCTTCTCCCAATCTCGGGGCTCCAACATCTTATCTTTTGTGAGCGCCAGTGCGCGCTCATATATGTCGAGCAGATCTGGCAAGAAAACCGCCTTACTGTACTCGGCAAGGAGTTGCACCGGCACGTCCACGAGGCGGCTAGCGGCTGGCGCAATGGATTAAGAATCGCCCGAGGTGTCCCACTTCGTTCGCTCCGTCTTGGACTTGTGGGCAAAGCTGACGTGGTTGAATTCCGTATCGCACCTACCGCTCAGATCCAGAGCGACGCGCCTGGTATTTATGAGGCGTTCCCAGTCGAGTATAAGAGAGGAAGACCAAAGCCGGCAAAGTGCGATGAAGTGCAGATCTGCGCCCAAGCGATGTGCCTGGAAGAGATGCTCGGTATCAGAGTCGACACGGGGGCTATCTTCTACGGGGAGCCAAGAAGACGTCATTTGGTCAACATGACCGACGAGTTGCGTGCTCGAACCACTGAGGCAGCTAGACGATTCCATGAGCTGATAAAGCAACAAACAAGTCCGCCTCCGAAGTACTCGCGGAAGTGCAGGGCTTGCTCACTCGCGGAGTCGTGCATGCCCTCAAGAGGCAAGCAAGCGCGCAGCGCTCTCCGTCACATCAAGACGATGATTCTAAACACCCTAAGTCATGAGGTTTGGTCGACTGAGGAGACAGATTGA
- the cas1c gene encoding type I-C CRISPR-associated endonuclease Cas1c, translating to MRKLLNTLYIQQDKAYLGLEGQTVAIRLGSEVVARVPLHALDGIVVYGCVGCSPSLMHACAEKGVTISFMSITGQFLARVQGPTSGNVLLRRDQYRRADDLSACASIATSIVGAKIANSRTVLLRSIRDHPDKRGQTALRIAVERLAGYLKRLVQFNLPLDVVRGLEGEAAAEYFRVFDHLIVAQKDYFTFHERSRRPPLDAVNALLSFLYSLLTHDAVSAAEANGLDPAVGFLHRDRPGRPGLALDLVEELRPVLADRVALSLINRRQVNPRGFQVAETGGVIMDETTRKEVLAAYQARKRDELVHPFLKERIPLGLVFHIQARLLARHLRGELDGYPAFFWK from the coding sequence TTGAGAAAGCTACTTAACACCCTCTACATTCAACAAGACAAAGCCTATCTGGGTCTAGAGGGGCAGACGGTTGCAATCAGGCTGGGCAGCGAGGTCGTGGCACGTGTTCCGCTACACGCGTTGGACGGAATAGTCGTATACGGATGTGTCGGCTGCAGCCCCTCATTAATGCATGCCTGCGCCGAGAAAGGTGTGACCATCAGTTTCATGTCCATCACCGGACAGTTCCTGGCTCGAGTCCAGGGACCGACCTCCGGGAATGTACTGCTCCGCCGAGACCAATACCGACGGGCTGACGACTTGTCTGCCTGCGCGTCGATAGCTACCTCGATAGTCGGTGCCAAGATAGCCAACTCTCGCACTGTTCTGCTCCGGTCAATACGGGACCACCCGGATAAACGCGGACAGACCGCGCTCCGCATCGCCGTGGAGCGCTTGGCTGGATATCTCAAACGTTTGGTCCAATTTAACCTCCCTTTGGACGTAGTACGGGGCTTGGAGGGTGAGGCGGCTGCGGAGTATTTCCGAGTATTCGATCACCTCATAGTGGCTCAGAAGGACTACTTCACCTTCCACGAACGTAGTCGCAGGCCTCCGTTAGATGCCGTAAATGCACTGCTGTCCTTTCTCTACAGCCTGCTTACACATGACGCGGTTAGCGCAGCAGAAGCCAACGGGTTAGACCCTGCAGTCGGGTTCCTGCACCGTGATCGTCCAGGGAGACCAGGTTTGGCTCTTGACTTAGTCGAAGAGCTTAGGCCAGTTCTAGCCGACCGGGTAGCGCTCAGCTTAATCAACCGTCGCCAAGTAAACCCAAGAGGGTTTCAAGTCGCGGAGACCGGAGGCGTTATTATGGACGAGACAACCAGAAAAGAGGTACTTGCCGCGTACCAAGCTCGAAAGAGAGATGAGCTCGTTCATCCCTTTCTTAAGGAGCGCATACCTTTGGGCTTGGTGTTTCACATCCAAGCACGCTTGTTGGCTCGCCATCTAAGAGGCGAGCTCGATGGTTATCCGGCCTTTTTCTGGAAATAG
- the cas2 gene encoding CRISPR-associated endonuclease Cas2, with translation MMVLVTYDVNTENPEGKKRLAKVARICSDWGQRVQKSVFECVVDPAQWEQLRAALVRTINPELDSIRFYFLGSNWRRRVEHIGVDTAWDPEGLLFF, from the coding sequence ATGATGGTTCTTGTGACATACGACGTGAATACGGAGAATCCTGAGGGCAAGAAACGGCTTGCCAAGGTAGCGCGCATCTGCAGTGATTGGGGCCAAAGGGTCCAGAAGTCCGTTTTTGAGTGCGTCGTGGACCCTGCGCAGTGGGAGCAGCTGAGAGCCGCACTTGTCAGAACAATCAATCCAGAACTCGACAGTATCAGATTCTACTTTCTTGGAAGCAATTGGCGGAGAAGAGTCGAGCACATCGGAGTAGACACGGCTTGGGATCCCGAGGGCCTGCTGTTTTTCTAA